The Phycisphaerales bacterium DNA segment CGATGCCCGCGACGAGCAGCCCCGCGCAAATCGCCACCCCGTACGGCACGGTTTGCGGCTCCTCACGCCCAGGTTCCACTCCCGCCTCCGCCTCCGCTGCCGCGGGGACGGTACGGGCGACGGCGTGACCCGCCCATCCCACGACCATGCCCGAGATGTTGCCCGCGACCTCGCGGGTCTTACCGGTCGCTATCGCATATCCGATGCCAAGGAGAATCCCCGACACTGCCACCGCCCCCAGAACGATCCCGCCGTTGATGACACCCAGCCACACGCCAAGAGCGCCCATCAGCTTGGCGTCGCCCGCGCCCCCCCCCGCGAACAGGAACAGCAGCACATAGGGG contains these protein-coding regions:
- a CDS encoding A24 family peptidase produces the protein MLTTLWNSSQPALQWAVPAVAVLVGAATDLHARRLPNWLTAGTFATGLAFAAWSGGVAGVADGLLACVALGLPYVLLFLFAGGGAGDAKLMGALGVWLGVINGGIVLGAVAVSGILLGIGYAIATGKTREVAGNISGMVVGWAGHAVARTVPAAAEAEAGVEPGREEPQTVPYGVAICAGLLVAGIGVFLWRG